Proteins encoded together in one Bactrocera neohumeralis isolate Rockhampton chromosome 4, APGP_CSIRO_Bneo_wtdbg2-racon-allhic-juicebox.fasta_v2, whole genome shotgun sequence window:
- the LOC126757354 gene encoding angiotensin-converting enzyme-like isoform X1, translated as MRASKMIDRHLTPHRQALVSKAKKAKTEITLPNVTITRCRLLASLCLLLCLSGAALAAQAATPVVTATNATTNATKYPHAAVYEAHANQYLDWASTRMQSIWARRRSSFLNLTTKGRGYNAINQAPIKQEIENDYRHLVYALAMNLSTVPVMQLKDPVLRRRVRRLAKLQLYGLPDKDYEEAKDLLHTMQTFITSRMVCSLGDCQQTVAMVPAIVNHAMRTKSLADLEYFWREWRSVLADRNRAKSAFISYVRMLRLAASYNGHITPSRTWYLYYDTDNFQRELENVVWEIMPLYQELHAYLLKSVRSTYGEKLYAEEGAIPAPVLEQIVRQAWSPRPVFRTPFPTHQLPTVKQRLEEILVTPVKIIKKSAEFFESIGLNHMSDSFYERFSRRIGDEEIGSDCHAEVFYFPPEAALRYCPKLDYKKLLQMHGNMAELQYNLYRGRLPFGVDSEPCPGFAAAIGEAAVIASGTPRHLNRLHLLFNHSLSEEQSMNRLFRMGIHTILAIPQYFINDKFLVDVMDGHIGAQELNCAYWNLQNKYAGIVPPQRRNENTFDPDFKFYRGLNPEKPNTEKLLSEILGYQFYRAFCLASEQYRPGDPEYPLHNCDFHGSTKAGDLMRQMMEAGATRHWRDLMEIATGERKLSGKGVMEYYAPLYTWLKEQNKKNGVEAGWDSETRCSKDYNISS; from the exons ATGCGAGCGAGCAAAATGATTGATAGACACTTAACCCCACACCGGCAAGCGTTGGTAAGCAAAGCTAAGAAAGCGAAAACtgaaataact CTACCAAATGTCACTATCACGCGCTGCCGACTACTCGCCTCGCTCTGCTTGCTACTTTGTCTTTCAGGTGCGGCGCTTGCTGCACAAGCTGCCACACCGGTTGTGACAGCCACTAACGCCACCACGAACGCAACGAAATATCCACATGCCGCCGTCTATGAGGCACATGCCAATCAGTATTTAGACTGGGCCTCGACACGTATGCAAAGCATTTGGGCGCGGCGGCGCAGCAGTTTCCTCAATCTCACCACCAAAGGACGCGGTTACAACGCTATCAATCAAGCGCCGATTAAGCAAGAAATCGAAAATGACTATCGCCACCTCGTGTATGCATTGGCGATGAACCTCAGCACCGTGCCGGTGATGCAGCTGAAAGATCCAGTATTGCGGCGACGTGTGAGACGTCTCGCAAAATTGCAACTCTACGGTCTGCCGGATAAGGATTACGAGGAAGCCAAGGATTTGTTGCATACGATGCAAACGTTTATAACCTCACGCATGGTTTGCTCGCTGGGAGACTGTCAGCAAACG GTCGCTATGGTGCCGGCGATAGTGAATCATGCGATGCGCACGAAGAGTCTGGCTGACTTGGAGTACTTTTGGCGTGAATGGCGGTCGGTGTTGGCGGATCGTAATCGTGCCAAATCGGCTTTCATCTCATATGTGCGAATGCTGCGCCTGGCGGCCTCATATAACG GCCACATAACCCCATCACGTACCTGGTATCTGTATTACGATACTGATAATTTTCAACGTGAGCTGGAGAATGTCGTATGGGAAATAATGCCGTTATATCAGGAATTACACGCCTATCTACTGAAAAGTGTACGCAGCACTTATGGCGAGAAATTGTATGCCGAAGAGGGCGCCATACCGGCGCCTGTGTTGGAGCAAATTGTGCGACAGGCTTGGTCGCCGCGCCCTGTTTTCCGCACACCCTTTCCGACGCATCAGTTGCCGACCGTTAAGCAGCGGCTAGAGGAAATACTTGTGACACCAGTGAAGATTATTAAAAAGTCAGCGGAATTCTTTGAGTCCATCGGGTTGAATCATATGTCGGA CTCTTTCTATGAACGCTTTTCACGTCGCATTGGCGATGAGGAAATCGGTTCCGATTGCCACGCTGAAGTATTCTACTTTCCACCGGAAGCGGCGCTACGCTATTGCCCCAAGTTGGATTATAAGAAACTCTTGCAAATGCACGGTAATATGGCCGAACTGCAATATAATCTCTATCGTGGACGGTTGCCTTTTGGCGTGGACAGCGAGCCTTGCCCGGGTTTTGCAGCTGCTATTGGCGAAGCGGCCGTTATCGCTTCGGGCACGCCACGGCATCTCAACCGATTGCATTTGCTCTTCAATCACAGCTTGAGTGAGGAACAATCAATGAATCGACTGTTCCGTATG GGTATTCACACAATTTTGGCGATACCACAGTACTTCATAAATGACAAGTTTTTGGTCGACGTGATGGACGGTCATATTGGCGCTCAGGAATTGAATTGTGCTTACTGGAATTTGCAGAATAAGTATGCTGGTATTGTGCCACCGCAGCGTCGTAATGAGAATACTTTTGATCCTGATTTTAAATTCTATCGTGGCCTGAATCCAGAGAAACCAAATACCGA GAAATTGCTTTCGGAAATACTGGGCTATCAGTTTTATCGGGCATTTTGTTTGGCCAGCGAACAATATCGACCCGGTGATCCGGAATATCCATTGCACAACTGTGATTTTCATGGCAGTACGAAGGCCGGTGATTTGATGAG GCAAATGATGGAGGCCGGCGCAACCAGGCATTGGCGTGATTTGATGGAAATCGCCACAGGTGAGCGTAAGCTGAGCGGCAAAGGTGTGATGGAATATTATGCGCCGCTCTACACTTGGCTGAAGGAGCAGAATAAAAAGAATGGCGTGGAAGCCGGTTGGGATTCAGAGACCA GATGCAGCAAGGACTACAACATTTCATCCTAA
- the LOC126757354 gene encoding angiotensin-converting enzyme-like isoform X2: MRASKMIDRHLTPHRQALLPNVTITRCRLLASLCLLLCLSGAALAAQAATPVVTATNATTNATKYPHAAVYEAHANQYLDWASTRMQSIWARRRSSFLNLTTKGRGYNAINQAPIKQEIENDYRHLVYALAMNLSTVPVMQLKDPVLRRRVRRLAKLQLYGLPDKDYEEAKDLLHTMQTFITSRMVCSLGDCQQTVAMVPAIVNHAMRTKSLADLEYFWREWRSVLADRNRAKSAFISYVRMLRLAASYNGHITPSRTWYLYYDTDNFQRELENVVWEIMPLYQELHAYLLKSVRSTYGEKLYAEEGAIPAPVLEQIVRQAWSPRPVFRTPFPTHQLPTVKQRLEEILVTPVKIIKKSAEFFESIGLNHMSDSFYERFSRRIGDEEIGSDCHAEVFYFPPEAALRYCPKLDYKKLLQMHGNMAELQYNLYRGRLPFGVDSEPCPGFAAAIGEAAVIASGTPRHLNRLHLLFNHSLSEEQSMNRLFRMGIHTILAIPQYFINDKFLVDVMDGHIGAQELNCAYWNLQNKYAGIVPPQRRNENTFDPDFKFYRGLNPEKPNTEKLLSEILGYQFYRAFCLASEQYRPGDPEYPLHNCDFHGSTKAGDLMRQMMEAGATRHWRDLMEIATGERKLSGKGVMEYYAPLYTWLKEQNKKNGVEAGWDSETRCSKDYNISS; encoded by the exons ATGCGAGCGAGCAAAATGATTGATAGACACTTAACCCCACACCGGCAAGCGTTG CTACCAAATGTCACTATCACGCGCTGCCGACTACTCGCCTCGCTCTGCTTGCTACTTTGTCTTTCAGGTGCGGCGCTTGCTGCACAAGCTGCCACACCGGTTGTGACAGCCACTAACGCCACCACGAACGCAACGAAATATCCACATGCCGCCGTCTATGAGGCACATGCCAATCAGTATTTAGACTGGGCCTCGACACGTATGCAAAGCATTTGGGCGCGGCGGCGCAGCAGTTTCCTCAATCTCACCACCAAAGGACGCGGTTACAACGCTATCAATCAAGCGCCGATTAAGCAAGAAATCGAAAATGACTATCGCCACCTCGTGTATGCATTGGCGATGAACCTCAGCACCGTGCCGGTGATGCAGCTGAAAGATCCAGTATTGCGGCGACGTGTGAGACGTCTCGCAAAATTGCAACTCTACGGTCTGCCGGATAAGGATTACGAGGAAGCCAAGGATTTGTTGCATACGATGCAAACGTTTATAACCTCACGCATGGTTTGCTCGCTGGGAGACTGTCAGCAAACG GTCGCTATGGTGCCGGCGATAGTGAATCATGCGATGCGCACGAAGAGTCTGGCTGACTTGGAGTACTTTTGGCGTGAATGGCGGTCGGTGTTGGCGGATCGTAATCGTGCCAAATCGGCTTTCATCTCATATGTGCGAATGCTGCGCCTGGCGGCCTCATATAACG GCCACATAACCCCATCACGTACCTGGTATCTGTATTACGATACTGATAATTTTCAACGTGAGCTGGAGAATGTCGTATGGGAAATAATGCCGTTATATCAGGAATTACACGCCTATCTACTGAAAAGTGTACGCAGCACTTATGGCGAGAAATTGTATGCCGAAGAGGGCGCCATACCGGCGCCTGTGTTGGAGCAAATTGTGCGACAGGCTTGGTCGCCGCGCCCTGTTTTCCGCACACCCTTTCCGACGCATCAGTTGCCGACCGTTAAGCAGCGGCTAGAGGAAATACTTGTGACACCAGTGAAGATTATTAAAAAGTCAGCGGAATTCTTTGAGTCCATCGGGTTGAATCATATGTCGGA CTCTTTCTATGAACGCTTTTCACGTCGCATTGGCGATGAGGAAATCGGTTCCGATTGCCACGCTGAAGTATTCTACTTTCCACCGGAAGCGGCGCTACGCTATTGCCCCAAGTTGGATTATAAGAAACTCTTGCAAATGCACGGTAATATGGCCGAACTGCAATATAATCTCTATCGTGGACGGTTGCCTTTTGGCGTGGACAGCGAGCCTTGCCCGGGTTTTGCAGCTGCTATTGGCGAAGCGGCCGTTATCGCTTCGGGCACGCCACGGCATCTCAACCGATTGCATTTGCTCTTCAATCACAGCTTGAGTGAGGAACAATCAATGAATCGACTGTTCCGTATG GGTATTCACACAATTTTGGCGATACCACAGTACTTCATAAATGACAAGTTTTTGGTCGACGTGATGGACGGTCATATTGGCGCTCAGGAATTGAATTGTGCTTACTGGAATTTGCAGAATAAGTATGCTGGTATTGTGCCACCGCAGCGTCGTAATGAGAATACTTTTGATCCTGATTTTAAATTCTATCGTGGCCTGAATCCAGAGAAACCAAATACCGA GAAATTGCTTTCGGAAATACTGGGCTATCAGTTTTATCGGGCATTTTGTTTGGCCAGCGAACAATATCGACCCGGTGATCCGGAATATCCATTGCACAACTGTGATTTTCATGGCAGTACGAAGGCCGGTGATTTGATGAG GCAAATGATGGAGGCCGGCGCAACCAGGCATTGGCGTGATTTGATGGAAATCGCCACAGGTGAGCGTAAGCTGAGCGGCAAAGGTGTGATGGAATATTATGCGCCGCTCTACACTTGGCTGAAGGAGCAGAATAAAAAGAATGGCGTGGAAGCCGGTTGGGATTCAGAGACCA GATGCAGCAAGGACTACAACATTTCATCCTAA
- the LOC126757357 gene encoding angiotensin-converting enzyme-like, with the protein MSFPKWSGQFTILLLTAFICFAEAQYNHSNPHEPEFFNEEAAQYLLTQMNDVYWASATAYRQFADDTLSPEILMREKLRPFYGTMQKFDWQNFVDPLLKRQFEVILRGAKYPPINYKFKRATSTLKNMSRKKWVCNMKEPSKCNMAFVHQIKTVFTNSDDLDEIKHYWKEWRNKMPAEVKEALHYYIAYYRNMSTPDVQPSAFWYDQYEDPHLIYELEKLMDSLRPFYREIHAHLRNVLRHKYGDDVIPPTGLIPHHLMEQVTYQAWKKETVLQNPFVQRKLPNMQTELDGAGLKPFDLVNISVQFFGSLGFRNLTDEFMNDHFIEMGAGTGGPDCKSRIFDFGEVELHFCPKVYYKKLLQTHGDIAAVQYAIEKNNFRVGLNQEACPGFGAALGEAVILSVSTPKHLKQRLGILQNYDYDDLLNLNRLYRLATHTMLTLPTYFVHEKLWVDMIDGRVQPEHYNCHYWNLMQKYMGVEPPLQTDPGVYDMPYKFYEGIVDQFRSTKKLFDEFLGYQIYRAICLNIGEFERRNAYKPLDNCDFHGDKHAGKFLYDMMSAGSSKPWREIIKPLTSIKLTNMTATAFLEYYEPLNTWISEDNVSKNLRVGWMPIDKCKLGTTLPPNATNVFY; encoded by the exons TTAACAGCATTTATCTGCTTCGCAGAGGCACAATATAATCACAGCAACCCACATGAGCCCGAATTTTTCAACGAAGAAGCTGCGCAGTATTTGCTCACACAAATGAACGATGTCTATTGGGCCAGCGCTACGGCATATCGGCAATTCGCTGACGACACACTCAGCCCCGAAATTTTGATGCGCGAGAAGTTGCGACCCTTCTATGGCACAATGCAGAAGTTCGATTGGCAAAACTTTGTAGATCCACTGCTGAAACGACAATTCGAGGTGATCTTGCGCGGCGCTAAATATCCGCCAATCAATTATAAATTCAAGCGTGCCACCAGCACGCTGAAGAACATGTCACGGAAGAAGTGGGTGTGCAACATGAAGGAGCCGAGCAAATGCAATATGGCGTTCGTGCATCAAATCAAAACGGTATTCACGAACAGTGATGATCTTGATGAAATCAAGCATTACTGGAAGGAATGGCGCAATAAAATGCCCGCCGAAGTGAAGGAAGCGCTGCACTACTACATAGCGTATTACCGAAATATGAGCACACCAGATGTACAGCCCTCGGCCTTCTGGTATGATCAGTACGAAGATCCCCATCTGATCTATGAGCTGGAAAAGTTGATGGATTCATTGCGACCCTTCTATCGGGAAATCCACGCACATTTACGTAACGTTTTGCGGCACAAATACGGCGATGACGTCATACCACCGACAGGTCTCATACCACACCATCTCATGGAGCAAGTGACATATCAGGCATGGAAGAAGGAAACAGTGCTGCAGAACCCCTTTGTACAACGGAAGTTACCCAATATGCAGACCGAATTGGATGGCGCGGGTTTGAAACCGTTCGATTTGGTTAATATTAGTGTGCAATTCTTTGGTTCGCTTGGCTTCAGGAATCTCACAGA CGAATTCATGAATGACCACTTCATCGAAATGGGCGCCGGTACCGGTGGACCCGATTGCAAGTCGCGCATCTTCGATTTTGGTGAAGTAGAGTTGCACTTCTGCCCCAAAGTCTACTACAAGAAACTGCTGCAGACACACGGCGACATTGCGGCCGTGCAATATGCGATCGAGAAGAATAATTTCCGCGTTGGACTCAATCAGGAAGCATGCCCCGGATTTGGTGCGGCTTTGGGCGAGGCAGTCATTTTATCTGTGTCCACACCGAAGCATTTGAAGCAACGCTTAGGTATTTTACAGAATTACGATTATGATGATCTCTTAAACTTGAACCGTCTATACCGTTTG GCCACTCACACTATGCTCACTCTGCCCACATACTTTGTGCACGAAAAACTCTGGGTCGACATGATCGATGGCAGAGTGCAGCCGGAGCATTATAATTGTCATTACTGGAATCTGATGCAGAAATATATGGGCGTGGAGCCACCACTACAGACCGATCCCGGTGTTTATGATATGCCCTATAAGTTCTATGAGGGCATTGTTGATCAGTTCCGGAGCACAAA aaAACTATTCGATGAGTTCTTGGGCTATCAAATCTATCGCGCCATCTGTCTGAACATAGGCGAGTTCGAAAGGCGCAATGCTTACAAACCATTGGACAATTGCGATTTTCATGGCGACAAACATGCGGGCAAATTCCTTTA CGACATGATGAGCGCCGGTTCTTCAAAGCCCTGGCGTGAAATCATCAAACCACTGACCagtataaaattaacaaatatgacTGCCACAGCCTTTCTGGAGTACTATGAACCATTGAACACGTGGATCAGCGAGGACAATGTTAGCAAGAACCTGCGTGTCGGCTGGATGCCCATCGATA AATGCAAGCTTGGCACCACACTACCACCAAACGCCACCAATGTGTTTTATTGA